The Rickettsia endosymbiont of Gonocerus acuteangulatus nucleotide sequence GAAAAATTAAAAATAAAAAACGTGTTTAAAGTTCTTTTAAAAGAAAAGAATTTCGACGAAATAATTAATTATGCACAATCGTACGTAAAATTATTCCGTACGTCTTTAAGATATGGCATAAATAAGTATAAGACTCCCAACGAAATAAGCGTTTATATACAACAAAAATTTAGTAAAGTATTAGAAATATCTTCAGAACTTACAAGAAGAAGTAATCTATTTAAACAAACTACCGGAAAAATTGCTGGTGCTGCTTGTGCCCTTTTAGTCGGAGCGATTAGCGTTGCAACAGCAGGAGCAGCTTTTTCCATTGTAGTTTTGCCTGTTTCAATTTTTGCCGTGAAATATGCCCCTAAAATTGGTGAAAAAATTGGAGAGCTAATTTTAAATAACGATAAAGCGATAAAACTGGAGCAGAATAATATTAATCAGATTATAGCGAAAATATCCAATAATAATGAAAATTTATTATCTCAAGAAAAAAGACAAAATATTCAAAAGAGCATAATAACAACACCAACTAAATTAAACATCAAATTAGATAAGAAACTAGGACATCAAAAACATAGATAAAATAAAGTAAATTAATTAGTTACTTAAATATAATATTTCAAAACGTTTCTTATCAGCAAGCGACTGAGCTTTAGGGCTTTGTTCGGAAGGGTAATAAAAAAGGAAGGGTAGTATGTAGAGAATACCATATAATATTCTGGAATAGATAAGTTATAAATTAAAAATGCCATACAAAGAAAGAACAAAAACAGGTTTGCCAAGAAAAATAGATAAGCCGAGATATAGCATAAATCATTAAGATACTGACAATTTAATAGTATTAAAAACAGCATCATAAAATGTTTCAAAATCTTCTACAACTTTCCTAATTTCATTTTTTATCTTAAACCAGTAATGCTCTATAGGATTTAAATCAGGAGAGTAAGTTGGTAAATACAATATGGTACAACCAACGGATTCAATGAACTCTTTAACTTTAGAATTTTTATGAAAATTAATGTTATCCATAATAACGGTTTGCCCAGGTTGTAATTCTGTAATTAATACATCCCTAATATAAGTTTTAAAGACCTCTGTATTACAATTACCTTCAATATTACAGGAGCAATAAGATTACCATTACAAAGACCAGCTATCATACTTATTCTAAATTTATGTTGATACACCTTTTCTCTATAACACCTTTGTCCTATAATGCTCCATTCATACTCTTTGCAAGCATTATCCTCTATTCCAGATTCATCAAGATATACTAATTTGTCTTTTGTGATGGTTTGTATCTTTGCTATACAAAACTTACGCTATGAGTAAAAAAGTGATAAATTATTGTAAAAATAATTAAACATGTCAAAGAGGATAAAGTTGCAAGCAATACCAATTAATAGGACAGATTATTGTCAATTTTTAATAGTTAGCCAAAAGAATTATAGTTTAACCTACTACGCTGAACATGCAAAGAAATGTAGTCATGATGTTATTAATAGATTTTTAAGGAATGAAAAATATACACCTTCTTTGTTATGGGAACACATCAAGAATGATGTTATTTTTTCATCTAATGGATATACAATATTTGATGATACGGTTTTAAATAAAAGGAATACGAAGCAAATAGAAATTGCAAGATCGCAGTACAGTGGAGCTACAGGTAGAGTTACTAAAGGTATAGGAGTAGTGAGTCTGGTATATTATAACCCTGATATTAATAAGTTTTGGGTAATAGATTATCGAATTTTTGCACCTGATCATGATGGAGCAACAAAACTAGAACACCTATTAAACATGTTAAATAATGCTGTTTATAGCAAGAAGATTCCTTTTCAAACAGTACTTTTTGACACATGGTATTCTACATACAAAATTATGCAACATGTTGACTCTCTGGGGAAATATTATTATGCCCCTATTAAAGCCAATAGAAACGTTAGTAAAACGCACGATTCTAAACCTTATAAAGCTGTAAAAGAGTTGACATTTTCAGATGAAAAGATCAGGCATGGAGTAGAGATTCATATAAAAGGCTTTGCTAAAAATAAGCATGTTAATTTGTTTAAATTTACTGTTTCTACCAACAGAGTTGAGTATGTTGTTACCAATAACAAAACTCACAAATCTTCTAAAGCTGCACAAGATGAGTGTGGCTTTCGATGGGTAATTGAGAGCATGCACAGAGAAATTAAGCAACTTACTGGGATAGAACGTTGTCAATGCAGGAAACAGCGTATTCAACGTAATCATATTAGTTGGGCATTTTTAGTTTGGGCATTTCTCAAAAGGACTGCAAATACAATCGGTAAAACGGTTTACCAAATAAAGTTAGGGCTTTTAGATGACTATATGCAACAACAGCTGCGTTCTCCATCTTTACGATATTTAGAACCAAACATAGCGTAAGTTTTGTCTATTTTTCCAAATTCTTTTACTATATTTTCAAACATAGCTTTTATTTCGCTCGGCTTTTCAAGATTTACTCCTTGATAAAATATGTCAGCTGCACCAAGTTCTTTTAATTCTGTAGAAATCTTTTTCACTTCCTCATCTTTTGCAAAACCATTAATAATTAATTTTGTACCAAGTTTTGCAAAATGCTTGGCTATTTCAAATCCGATACCACTTGTTGAACCGGTTATAACTACTACTTTATTTTTCATTTTTACCTCCATATTATGTTAATTCTCAAAAGATTTATATTTAGTGTTCTATGTCATTCCCAGCAACGCCACCACGAGTGGTATGATAAGTATTAAATTGTCTTTTATTTAAAAGTAACTTATGTTAGATATTACTTAAAGAAAAATGTGCAAATCTATGGAAATTGTTAATAGCATTGATTCATCTGTATATTGTTGTGGCAAAGAACCGCCTTATGATCATCCGAAAGTTTATTTAGAAATTGATAAAGCAAAAAAGGAAGTTATTTGCCCTTATTGTAGTAAGAAATTTAGATTAATAGAATCAAAATGACTATAAAATTTTTGTCGGACAGTACTATTAACCGCATTGCTGCTGGTGAGGTTATAGAGCGTCCTGCATCAGTTGTAAAAGAATTGGTTGAAAATGCCGTTGATGCCGGTAGCACTAAAATAGATATTATCTTAGAGCGTGCTGGTAAAAATCTAATTATCATTTCCGATGACGGCGTCGGTATGACGGATAAGGAGCTAGAGATTGCCGTTGAGCGTCATACGACTTCTAAGCTCGATGAAAGTGATTTCCTAAATATCCATACTTTTGGTTTTCGAGGCGAGGCATTACCATCTATTGCCGCTATTAGCAAAATGCTGATTACTTCTAAAAAACGTGATAATCAAAAAGCTTTTCAGATTAAGTTAATCGGTGGTGATGAGAAACAAATTGCTCCGGCTATTCACAATGAAGGTACTAAAATCGAGATACGTGACTTATTTTTTGCCACTCCCGCACGTCTAAAATTCTTAAGAACTGATAAAACCGAGCTTGCTGCTACTGTAGACATAGTTAAAAAAATTGCACTCGCACATCCTGAAATATCCTTTAGCTTAACTCATGACGGTAAGAGTTTATTAAAACTTAAAGGACAAAATAAGGATGCAGAAAGTAATTTAAAACAACGAATAATTGACGTAATAGGTGAGGATTTTATAAAAAATGCCTCTTATATAGATTTTAAATCTCCTGATTTTTCCATTTACGGCTATACGAGCATTCCAACATATAATAGAGCCTCCAGCGAAGATCAGTTTTTATTTATCAATAACAGACCGGTAAAAGATAAATTGCTGCAAGTAGCTCTAAGGGTAGCATATCAAGATTATATGCCGCGTGATCGCTACCCACTATGTGCCATATTCCTACAAATCGATCCACAACTTGTTGACGTAAATGTCCATCCGGCAAAAGCTGAAGTTAGGTTTCATGATCCGAATTATGTACGGAATTTACTTATAGATTCAATTAAAAATGCTTTGTCAAATAAAAGTCATATCGCATCCACCACCATTGCATCTAGTGCTATTGAATTATTTAAAAACCCATTCGTTAATAAAGAGCCAGCTATAAGTAAACTCTTAAACGTGAATAGTAAACCTAGCGAATATCGACCTGCTATATCACCTACTGTGCCTAAATATACGCCAAATAACACTTGTCAAAAACTAATCGATACACTGCCCCATGCTAAAATAGAGCAGGAAGTAGAACAACGTATACAAAACGAGTCGCAAAAATCTTCACAATATAGGCTTGGGGCTGCTAAAGCTCAACTTCATACTACTTATATTATTTCTCAAACAGAGGATAGTATAGTGATTACTGACCAGCATGCAGCACATGAGCGTCTTGGATATGAAAAAATCAAGAATTATATTAAGGATGAAGAGCTGATAAAACAGCGTTTACTCATTCCTGAAATAGTCGAATTACCGGACGAGAAAAGAGCAGATATTTTATATGAGAACAAAGATAAATTATCTAAATTAGGATTAAGCTTAGAAAAATTTGGCGAAAAATCTATTATAGTAACCGAAATTCCCAATATTCTTGGTGATATAAACGTACAAAAGCTAATTCAAGATTTGGCTGACCATTTAGCAGAATGCGGGGAAAATATAGCCTTAACCGAATTAATTGAGCATGTTACTGAGACTTACGCTTGTCACTATTCTATCAGAGCAGGACGAAAATTATCAGGAGATGAAATGAACGCATTACTCCGCCAAATGGAAGACACGCCATTTTCAGGACAGTGCAACCACGGCAGACCTACCTATATTGAACTTAAGCTTAAGGATATTGAACGTTTATTTGGTAGAAAATAGATAGCCTTGTTGCGTGGATCTATAATATTTCTTTTTTAAATTCATCTAAAGAAACAAAACTTACGCTATGTTATAGCAAATATGCTAAAAACTCTTATTACACAGCAATGTTTTATAGTGAAGCACTTCATAATATCCCTTAATTCATGGGCATTATATCAAACATAGCGTAAGTTTTGGAAATAGTACCCTTTAACTTTGCATCTTTAACAGCTTCTTTGGCTTTTTCTATATCTAATTTATTTTCAATCATTTCTATTAATTTTAAGTCTTCTATAGGTATTACTGTGGCTAAGTCTTTACCTCGACGGCTTAAAACTATTCTTTCTTTTCCATAGCTGCTACGATTTATTATTTCTGAGAAATGCTCCCTAGCAACCGAGGTAGTTATATTTGACATACTATATATACATTGTAAATTATACTATATTGTACAATTCGTACTAATAGCTGTCAGGACTATTGTAAGTTACGCTTATATAAAAGGGGATATTTTGTATAACAAAGTTTACAAAATCAGATTGACTTATTTGAAGTTTTGCCTAGAATCTTTTTGAGGCAGCTAAAGGCTGCTTTGGGGTATCGAAACCTCACGCCAATATGGTTGTATCTACTATAAACGATACGTCCTCAACTTTATTAGGGTTGGGGTGATAATAGCGTATGTCCAGGGTTTAAGGTGTAAATCTTAAACCTAAAGGCTATTATAGACTGTTATTGGCGGTTTTTCGAACTTCCCCAACCACCATAAAATATTTTGTGGTGGTTAACACTTGAATAATTTAAGCTAGGAGAACTAAGCCGTTATGAACAATATTGTAGAAAAAAGAGTAACCCTCATTGAGCCATATTTAGATTTTATCATTAGAAATGAAGAATTAATGAGTGAAATCTATCCAAATGGCTTGGATAGGGATTTAATGATAGAGTTTATTTTAGCTAAGAAACCTTATTTGTGAGATTTATAGACATAGTTACAATAAGGATGTAGGCTCAAATGTAATTTAGTTATAAAAATACTAGTATGGAGCCTAAGATTAAAATACGTTTAAGTTGGGTTAAATTATATCAAGAGTCAGGTAATGCAGGGAAAGTTTGTAGTCACTATGGTATTTCAAGATTCACCTTACGCAAATGGTATAAACGTTATGAGTTATTGGGTGTTGAGGGTCTGCATTCTTTAAGCAGGAAACCGCATACATCTCCTTATCAGAAATTAAATGATATATCAGAGCAACAAATACTAGTTTTACGAAAAGAAAGGAAGTTAGGAGCAAGACGGATTCAGAACGAACTAAAACGTTTACATGGCATTTCGTTTTCTACTGCTACTATACATAAGGTCTTACAAAAACATAATCTTGGGAGACTAAACTTAAAGCGGCATTATCGTAAGCAAGTAAAACGTTATAGTGCTAAAGTTCCAGGTGTAAGATAGCCAGTAATTTATATCAGTATACTGCCATAGATGATTGTACTAGATATAAGATATTAGCTTTATATAAAAGACGTACTGCAATAAATACAGTATCTTTTTTAGAGCAAGTATTAGAGCGTATGCCATTCCCAGTACAACGTATTCAAACTGATAGAGGACAGGAGTTTTTTGCGTATATTGTACAAGATTATCTAAAAGAACATAAAATTAAATTTCGTCCGATTAAACCGTTGTCACCTCATCTAAATGGTAAGGTAGAAAGATCGCAAAAGACTGATCTAGATGAATTTTATAGTAGTGTTGATATACGTAGTATAGAATTACCAAAGCAATTACATAATTGGGGGCACACTTCTCTCGCTGGGAAAACACCTTGGGAAAAATATCAGGATCTTGAATCATCTGTTCCTTCTATACAAGAAATTGAGAAAAATTATGATCCGTTAAAAGAACCATTGATTATGCAAAATTATAAATATAATAAAGAACTAAGAAACATTATTAAGCTTAAAAAGGAATCATCTATGATTAATTAGTCACGAATTAAACAGACATCCTTATTGTAACTATGTCTATAAATCTCACACCTATAAATCCTATGCTTATTATACTCTAATTCGTAGTTTATTTAAATCGCCATGCAATAAAATTATACTTATAATTGATAAACAACTTTTAAAATCTTTCTTAGGTTTATTTCGTTCTATTATTCTTGGTACATATATCATATCTCAAGTTAATTAAAATTTTCATCTATGATGAGAATGACTTTGCTCTAGATATAAAAGACTTAAAAAGTAATGAAAATTACTTCTGGTCTTATAAATGTCATTGCTAAAATAAAAGGGACCAGTAAATTGCACGAAAAAGGGACCAGAGAAGTTGGTGTGACCTAATAAGGTTAATGTGCAATATTCACTAGATAATTAAGCAAGTAAATATCTAGTGATACAATGATAAGAATAAATATGTATACAACAATTATCACCCTTTATAAACAAGGCAATAGTCAAAGGAATATTGCCAAACTAACAAGAACAGACCGCAAAACAGTACGAAAAATAATAAACCGCTATGTAGAGGCTGGTACAGAATCCCCAGCAATCTATGAACGATCTTCAGTTTTGGATTTTTGGCACGAAAAAATAATTGAGTTATTAGAAAAAAATCTGAGTTACATAAGAATTTTTGAGGAGTTAAAAAATCAAGGTTATACAAGCAGTTATACTTCTTTGACCCGTTATATCAAAAAATATAAAATTAAGGATAACAGTTGCATTCGTTTTCATACTTTAGCAGGAGAGGAAGCACAAGTAGATTTTGGTGACATAGGCTTACAGTATAATTCTAAAGGGCGTAGAGTTAAAGCATATGTATTTAATATGCGTTTAAGCTATAGTCGCCTTGATTATTATGAAGTAGTGTTTGATCAAAGTTGTCAAACATGGATTCAATGTCATATCAATGCATTTAATTATTTTGCTGGTAGTCCAAAAGTAATAAAACTTGATAATCTTAAAGCTGGAGTAGTAGATGCCAATTTTTATGAGCCAGTATATCAGAAGGAATATAAGTGCTTAGCCGATCATTATGGAATTTTACTTTCTCCTTGTCGAGTGTATCAACCGCAAGAAAAAGGCAAAGTTGAGTCGGGAATAAAATACGTTAAAAATAATTTTTTTGCTGGTCGTAAATTTGATAGATATGAAGAATTAACAAATGGTCTTGCAAATTGGTTAAATAAGGCCAATAGCCGAATACATGGTACTACTAAGAGAATACCTAGAGAACTGTTTGAGCAAGAGGAAAGAAGTAGTTTGATTCCTTTACCATTAGAAACTTTTGATTTGTCATCTTGGCATAATCGAAAAGTAGCAAAAGATTGTCATATTACCATAGATAATAATTA carries:
- a CDS encoding type II toxin-antitoxin system Phd/YefM family antitoxin yields the protein MSNITTSVAREHFSEIINRSSYGKERIVLSRRGKDLATVIPIEDLKLIEMIENKLDIEKAKEAVKDAKLKGTISKTYAMFDIMPMN
- the mutL gene encoding DNA mismatch repair endonuclease MutL: MTIKFLSDSTINRIAAGEVIERPASVVKELVENAVDAGSTKIDIILERAGKNLIIISDDGVGMTDKELEIAVERHTTSKLDESDFLNIHTFGFRGEALPSIAAISKMLITSKKRDNQKAFQIKLIGGDEKQIAPAIHNEGTKIEIRDLFFATPARLKFLRTDKTELAATVDIVKKIALAHPEISFSLTHDGKSLLKLKGQNKDAESNLKQRIIDVIGEDFIKNASYIDFKSPDFSIYGYTSIPTYNRASSEDQFLFINNRPVKDKLLQVALRVAYQDYMPRDRYPLCAIFLQIDPQLVDVNVHPAKAEVRFHDPNYVRNLLIDSIKNALSNKSHIASTTIASSAIELFKNPFVNKEPAISKLLNVNSKPSEYRPAISPTVPKYTPNNTCQKLIDTLPHAKIEQEVEQRIQNESQKSSQYRLGAAKAQLHTTYIISQTEDSIVITDQHAAHERLGYEKIKNYIKDEELIKQRLLIPEIVELPDEKRADILYENKDKLSKLGLSLEKFGEKSIIVTEIPNILGDINVQKLIQDLADHLAECGENIALTELIEHVTETYACHYSIRAGRKLSGDEMNALLRQMEDTPFSGQCNHGRPTYIELKLKDIERLFGRK
- a CDS encoding SDR family NAD(P)-dependent oxidoreductase translates to MKNKVVVITGSTSGIGFEIAKHFAKLGTKLIINGFAKDEEVKKISTELKELGAADIFYQGVNLEKPSEIKAMFENIVKEFGKIDKTYAMFGSKYRKDGERSCCCI
- a CDS encoding RP853 family protein; this translates as MNNIDTNLFKKDIINNFINNLTEITCSTLANMLAIDYEIRLNSKPEAKKYINACISRLKNHLRLRVINDDSFSLALKLFVILITPEGENNQNISEQSQDIVAENLVEMYFGAEKISSEEKLKIKNVFKVLLKEKNFDEIINYAQSYVKLFRTSLRYGINKYKTPNEISVYIQQKFSKVLEISSELTRRSNLFKQTTGKIAGAACALLVGAISVATAGAAFSIVVLPVSIFAVKYAPKIGEKIGELILNNDKAIKLEQNNINQIIAKISNNNENLLSQEKRQNIQKSIITTPTKLNIKLDKKLGHQKHR
- a CDS encoding transposase, encoding MSKRIKLQAIPINRTDYCQFLIVSQKNYSLTYYAEHAKKCSHDVINRFLRNEKYTPSLLWEHIKNDVIFSSNGYTIFDDTVLNKRNTKQIEIARSQYSGATGRVTKGIGVVSLVYYNPDINKFWVIDYRIFAPDHDGATKLEHLLNMLNNAVYSKKIPFQTVLFDTWYSTYKIMQHVDSLGKYYYAPIKANRNVSKTHDSKPYKAVKELTFSDEKIRHGVEIHIKGFAKNKHVNLFKFTVSTNRVEYVVTNNKTHKSSKAAQDECGFRWVIESMHREIKQLTGIERCQCRKQRIQRNHISWAFLVWAFLKRTANTIGKTVYQIKLGLLDDYMQQQLRSPSLRYLEPNIA
- a CDS encoding zinc-finger domain-containing protein; its protein translation is MCKSMEIVNSIDSSVYCCGKEPPYDHPKVYLEIDKAKKEVICPYCSKKFRLIESK
- the istA gene encoding IS21 family transposase: MYTTIITLYKQGNSQRNIAKLTRTDRKTVRKIINRYVEAGTESPAIYERSSVLDFWHEKIIELLEKNLSYIRIFEELKNQGYTSSYTSLTRYIKKYKIKDNSCIRFHTLAGEEAQVDFGDIGLQYNSKGRRVKAYVFNMRLSYSRLDYYEVVFDQSCQTWIQCHINAFNYFAGSPKVIKLDNLKAGVVDANFYEPVYQKEYKCLADHYGILLSPCRVYQPQEKGKVESGIKYVKNNFFAGRKFDRYEELTNGLANWLNKANSRIHGTTKRIPRELFEQEERSSLIPLPLETFDLSSWHNRKVAKDCHITIDNNYYSVPAKYIYSEVMVQLSPKLVQIFSIQNDLIARHVRTEGKGIFTTNPSHYAKYKRLCPGFIEYSEHYQQQMQQIGNNCSLLLESLQQTRVNDWQRCARGIISLRKVYNDDLIDKACHRALHYGISSYSKIKNILNSNAVNLPLPEFGGNNAELI